A window of Candidatus Hydrogenedentota bacterium genomic DNA:
GCGTTCGCCGGGGCCGATGCGCTTCAGCAGGATGATTTCCAGCAGACCGGGCAGGTTGCGCACGGCGAAGACCGTGATTACGGCGAAAATCGCGGCGAGCCCGAGGTCGGACACCGTAATGTTGACGATCTCTTCCCGCGTGCGCGTCGCGGCTTGGCCGTTTGCGTCGGTGAAGGATTCCTGCACGGACACGGAGGTGGTCCAGAGCGGGAACTGGTCGAAGAAGCCGAGCGCGGGCACCACGTCCATCCAGATGGCCCAGACGCCGAAAAAGACCACGAAGCCCGCCGCCACGCGGACGAAGGTCTGCGACTGCGCGTCAATGCGCACGATATCGACTTCTTCCGCGGCGATTTCGACGGACTCGTCGTCGTCGGTCTTGGCGGCCTCGCGGCGGCGACGGGCCTGTTCGATGGCGAGGCGGCGCCGCGCGAGCAGCAGCCAGCGGCGGATGAGCGCCATGGCCAGTATCACGGCCAGCACGAGCACGTACGTGTAGAACAGGCGCGTCGCGAGTTGGAGCGCGGTGTAGTAATAACCGTTCAGGGCGAGCGCGGCGAGAAGCACGGGTGCGCCCGGCATGACCAGGTACATGAGGCGGCGCAGGTTGGGCCGCTCTTCAAGCCAGCTGCCGCGTTTTGCCTCGACGGACGCGCGGTGCAGCAGCGCGAGGAGGATTGCCGCGGCCACGGCGAAAAAGAACATGTTGGTCACGAACGCCAGTCGCCCGAGCGATTCCTTCCACTCTTCGCTCGCGTGGTATTCGCAGGCAGACACAACAAACGCGACCGGCAGTTCGACGACCATCAGCGCCGCGATCAGCCGGCGGATGGCTTTGGCATAGCGCGCGGGGAAGCCAAAATGCGCTTCGGCCAGGCCGTCGCGGTCAAATGCGTGGCGGCACATCGCGAGCAGCAGCATCAGCACCGCCAGCGCGAGCAGGCCCCCGCCCGCGGCGCGGACTGTGTCCACCGGGTCCGCTACCACGGTGACGCGCCAGCCCACGACGGCGAGCACGACCGGCCATGCCGCCGCGACCAGCAGCGTGAGCACGGCCGCCTGAATGGTCTGCCCGAAATGAGTCTCCTTCTTGTTCATTGCCTGCCTGCCCAGAAGCCGGAGCCGCTGCCGCAGACGCCGTCTCCCCGCGAGATAGACGAGCAAGGGCAGGGACGCCGCAAGATACCACGCGGGATTGGCGGCCAGTTCGTCCTGAATGAGCAAGGCGGCGCGGGCCCACAGTTCCGGGTCGGAGAGAGCGCGCGCGGCGTCTATGGCTTCGCGGAACAGGGACACGCGGAACGCCGTAGTGCCGCGGGTCCAGAAGATGCGTTCGTTGATGTACGCCGTGATCGTGCTGGCCTGGTTCGTGAACTGGATCAGTTCCGAGTTCGTTTCGAACAGGATGTTGAGATAGGCCTGGTAGTCGCGCGCGAGCGCATCGAGCAGCACCCGCTGATCGTGGATAAGGTCGCTGAAGCGGTCCCTCATCCCTTTGAGTTCGTACTCGGTGCGCTTGTCCTTTAACCCGGCAATCGCCTCGTTGACGTCGTTGTCGAGTTCGGCGAGTTCGAGTTGCTGCGCGGCCAGTTCGCTGTATTCGTTTTCGGTGGCGGAAATGGCTTCGCTCACGGCGCTTTTGCGGCTGCGCAATTCCCGCGAGCCGGGCAGGCGCTGCTTCAGGTCGCGCAGTTGGAGGCTGACGGCGTAATTCAAGCCGCTGGCGCGCACGCGTTGGGACAGAACCTCGTAGTCATTGGCGAGCTTGGTGCGCTGCGCGCGCATCTCTTCGAGGCTGGCGATGCCGGTCTCAATTTTTTCGGCGAGGCCGTTGACGCCCGCGCGGCGTTCGGCCAGCGAAGCGTTCTGCCGCGCGATGTCCACCGCGCGCTCCCGAATCTCCGGGTCGAGCCCGCCGATTTCCTCGAGCGCGCGGCGCGCTTCTTCCGCCGCAATTTCCGCCTCGTCGCGGCGGCGCGAGCCGGTGGCTTCACGCAGCGTTTTCGCGCGTTTCTCCGCTTGGGCGAGCCGCCGCTGCGCCAGTTCCTGTTTCAGCGTCAGCAGCGAGGTGCGCGCGTCAATCGACTGCAATTCTTTTTCGAGAGCCGAGATTTCCTGCGCAGCCGCTTCGACGCCTGCCGCGAGCATAACCTGGTTAGCGGCCACGACCTCCGGGGCTTCCCCTTGTGGCGCGGGCTGGGACGCCTGCGTCTGGAATCCCTGCAGCCGCTCTTTGGCGGCGGCGACCAGCGCGGGAATCTCGCGGCGGCGGTCCGCGCGGCGGCGCGGTTCCGCCATAAGCTGGTCGTACTCGTTTTGCGCGTCCCGGTACCTGGATTCCGCATCGTTCAAGAGCGGCTCGAGGTCCGCGAGCGTGCTGCTTGCGTCGACCGGAGGGATCTCCTCGGGCGGCTGGGCCAGCGTGTCCTGGATTTCCTCTGTGCGCGCCGGCGCCTCTTCCCGCTGCTTGTCGAAATCGGCCGCTTTAACCCGCCATTCCTCGGCCAGGTTCAGTTGTTTGATGGCGTCGTCATAGAGAGCAATGGCGCGTGCCCGCGCGGCCTCGTCCAGACCTTGTTGCTGCGCGACGCCGGCCTTTTGCGCCTCGACTGATGCGACGCTTGGCGGCGCGGTCTCGGGCGGCGCGGCTTCTTGGGCCGTCGCATGAGATAGAGTCACGGCCAGGGCGAGACCGCAGAGCACGACGCGCATCCTCGGCCGCACAGTGGAAAGGCTCAAGTTATGCATGCGATAAACACCGGTAGTTGCGGTACACAAGGGCATCTGTTTTTGCAGCATAACAGATGGCCGGGGCGATGCCAATAGTCTGCGGGTCCCTGCTATTCCAAGGGGCGGGCCGTGAGCGCGGACAAGGTGTCCTGTGTGTCGGCGCAGTCGCCTTTGTCGGGGCAGTCGCCGGCGCGCAAGAGAGGGATGCTTTCGCTGAAGAAGGTACGGCTTCCGGAAAAGAGGTTCCAGTCGAGCACCGTCAGGTCGAATCCGGCGGCGCCGAGGAACAGCGCGTCCGCCGTCTGGCACGCGGGATGGAATGTGTAGGTGCCGCCGACGAGAAACGCGGTCTGCGCCCACGGCACGACGGTCCCGCCCGCGATGTTGAGTTCCACGCGGGGAAACCCGACGCCGAAATTGGCGTCAATTGCGCTCGACGCGCCGGTTTCGTGGAGTTCATCGCCGAGGGTGAGCCCGCCAAGGCTGCCGCCCGTATGCACGTCCGCGCCGTCATAGGCGAAGCCCAGGTCGCTGTCGTATGTGAATCTGGCGCGCACGCGCGCGCTGCCGTCCACGGGCACGGACGCATTAACGACGAACTGTGCCTTGACCTTGAGCACCACGGGAACGAACCCGACGGCGAATGGAACTTCGAAGACAGGCACGGGCAGCTTGAAATCAACGGCGTCGGAGCCGGACGCGGCCACGACCAGCTCGAGTGTCGCTTCCCCGCGCATCCCGGTCAGTTCGTGGCCGAATTCCTGCAGTTCACCGCCCCCGAAAGCGAGATTCTCGCGGCTTCGGAACCGGCGTATCTCGCCGCGGGCCACGAACTTCGCTCCCGCCGAGCCAGTCAGGTCTTTGGAGACGGTGAACTCGAACGTGGCGTAGACGCCGTCCAGCGTCGCCTTGATGCCGTACGTGTATTCGCCAACCTCGAGTTCAAACTCGATGGGCGCGCCGTCCTTGACGGGCACGGCGCCGTAGCCCGGCACAATCAGCGCGCGAACCTTCTCTTCCGTGAATTCCACGCCGTAGTCCCAGGCGAACGACCCACTGGGAATGACCTCGTTCAGGGCGATGGGCTCCGTCTCGACGAGGACGCGGCCATCGGTGTGCGACACATCCGTGATGCGCCGAATTGCAACGCCGTGGACGACCAGCGGCGCGCCCGCCGCAAACGTGATTCCCGCGGCCTGCGCGCCCGCGGTGTCGAATTCAAAGTGGCCCGTCTCCGGGTCCGAAGCGAGCAGCAGGCCAAGATTGGCTTCCGGGACCATGACCGTGCCCGGCGCGACGTCCACGTCAAAGGCAAACTGGTCCGGCTGCCAGTCCTCCTCGACAAAACTCGCCTGGAGGGACTTGTCGCTGTTCATCACGATTGTCTCGGAACGCGCAATTCCCGTCAGATCGCCGGACCAGCCGTCGAACTCCCACCCTTCGGCGGGCAATGCCGTGAGCGTGACCGTGGTTCCCGCCGCGTACGTGCCGCCGGGCGGGCTGGCAACGACGGCCCCTTCGCCGGTAACGGAGACCGTCAGCGCATATGACGTTGTCTCCGGCGGGCAGCCCAGGAAAGCGGGCAGCGCAGCGAGAAGCAACAACGTGTCGGCAGCGGCGCAATACGACTTCACGGCAGTCCCCCGGGCGGGGCCATGTGCCGCCTGACCGGATATCCCCCGCTTGATTGTGAATACCACGGTTGTTTCACCACGATTCAAACCCCGCCGCGCGGGCATTCGGCGGCACGCAATAGGCGTTTGGCCGTGCAGCAGCCGCGACTACGGCAAATTGATCGTGATCGGCACGGTCTGTCCGCCGCGCTGGACATCCACGCGGAATTGTTTCACGCCCTGGAACTGCGGGGCCATCTGCATCATCGTCGCCATGTCGCCCACGGGGATGCCGTTCACCGAAGTGATGACATCGCCATCTTGAAATCCAAGCTGGGTTGCGAACGGAATCTGGCTGATGTTCGGCGCGGTCCAGCCGGTGATTTTGCCCGACGCGTCTTTCACGGGCTGGGGCGGATGTTGCAGCAGAAGCGCGGTGGGGTCCAA
This region includes:
- a CDS encoding mechanosensitive ion channel is translated as MLCGLALAVTLSHATAQEAAPPETAPPSVASVEAQKAGVAQQQGLDEAARARAIALYDDAIKQLNLAEEWRVKAADFDKQREEAPARTEEIQDTLAQPPEEIPPVDASSTLADLEPLLNDAESRYRDAQNEYDQLMAEPRRRADRRREIPALVAAAKERLQGFQTQASQPAPQGEAPEVVAANQVMLAAGVEAAAQEISALEKELQSIDARTSLLTLKQELAQRRLAQAEKRAKTLREATGSRRRDEAEIAAEEARRALEEIGGLDPEIRERAVDIARQNASLAERRAGVNGLAEKIETGIASLEEMRAQRTKLANDYEVLSQRVRASGLNYAVSLQLRDLKQRLPGSRELRSRKSAVSEAISATENEYSELAAQQLELAELDNDVNEAIAGLKDKRTEYELKGMRDRFSDLIHDQRVLLDALARDYQAYLNILFETNSELIQFTNQASTITAYINERIFWTRGTTAFRVSLFREAIDAARALSDPELWARAALLIQDELAANPAWYLAASLPLLVYLAGRRRLRQRLRLLGRQAMNKKETHFGQTIQAAVLTLLVAAAWPVVLAVVGWRVTVVADPVDTVRAAGGGLLALAVLMLLLAMCRHAFDRDGLAEAHFGFPARYAKAIRRLIAALMVVELPVAFVVSACEYHASEEWKESLGRLAFVTNMFFFAVAAAILLALLHRASVEAKRGSWLEERPNLRRLMYLVMPGAPVLLAALALNGYYYTALQLATRLFYTYVLVLAVILAMALIRRWLLLARRRLAIEQARRRREAAKTDDDESVEIAAEEVDIVRIDAQSQTFVRVAAGFVVFFGVWAIWMDVVPALGFFDQFPLWTTSVSVQESFTDANGQAATRTREEIVNITVSDLGLAAIFAVITVFAVRNLPGLLEIILLKRIGPGERYALLAVVRYAITALGIVLAFNAIGIGWSKVQWLVAALGLGLGFGLQEIFANFISGLIILFERPIRVGDTVTLGSVSGTVTRIRIRATTIMDWDRKELIVPNKEFVTGQLINWTLTDTITRVVIPVGVAYGSDTRKTLEVLMRVARAHPAALADPGPQALFLGFGDSALNFELRVFCAELSERLILFHDLHMAVDAAFREAGIEIAFPQRDIHIRSGLDHLAASLRSDPAALAEVHKHGRGDAPHRA